The Arachis hypogaea cultivar Tifrunner chromosome 16, arahy.Tifrunner.gnm2.J5K5, whole genome shotgun sequence genome contains a region encoding:
- the LOC112759204 gene encoding LOB domain-containing protein 25, translated as MASSSYSNSPCAACKFLRRKCMPDCIFAPYFPPEEPQKFANVHKIFGASNVSKLLNEVQPHQREDAVNSLAYEAEARIKDPVYGCVGAISVLQRQVIRLQKELDATNADLIRYTCNEMTTLQDGRRIGEASSTFSQSPTAYYYPSPWNNDPCAGDAAFHRGGGNHM; from the coding sequence ATGGCGTCGTCAAGCTATTCGAATTCACCCTGCGCTGCCTGCAAGTTCTTGAGAAGGAAATGCATGCCGGATTGCATCTTCGCGCCGTACTTCCCACCGGAAGAGCCTCAAAAGTTCGCGAACGTTCACAAGATATTTGGGGCAAGCAACGTGAGCAAGCTTCTGAATGAGGTGCAACCCCATCAGAGGGAGGACGCCGTGAACTCTCTGGCGTACGAGGCGGAGGCGCGAATCAAGGATCCGGTCTACGGCTGCGTTGGGGCCATTTCAGTGCTCCAGCGGCAGGTGATTAGGCTCCAAAAGGAACTTGATGCCACAAATGCAGATTTGATCCGCTACACCTGTAATGAGATGACAACTTTGCAAGATGGGAGAAGAATTGGTGAAGCTTCTTCCACTTTTTCTCAATCTCCTACTGCTTATTATTATCCATCTCCTTGGAACAATGATCCTTGTGCTGGGGATGCTGCCTTTCACAGAGGAGGTGGTAACCATATGTGA